One genomic window of Candidatus Limnocylindria bacterium includes the following:
- a CDS encoding MoxR family ATPase, translating into MRAALEREKYVADRDLAVTLFLGLRLGKPVFLEGEAGVGKTEVAKVLASGLGRRLIRLQCYEGLDLASAVYEWDHARQILEIRLAEAEGRAAAARTRIYSEEFLIKRPLLDAIDPAGMPAVLLIDEVDRADEEFEAYLLELLSDFQITVPELGTFRATAPPPVVITSNRTREVHDALKRRCLYQWIDYPTPERELAILSRRLPDLSARLARSVVAVVQALRRDDLFKRPGVAETLDWALALTALGTVELDLESFGSTLGVLLKYEEDVRRVREESLPRLLEEAGAR; encoded by the coding sequence GTGCGCGCGGCGCTGGAGCGCGAGAAGTACGTCGCCGATCGCGACCTCGCGGTCACGCTCTTCCTGGGCCTTCGCTTGGGCAAGCCCGTTTTTCTGGAGGGCGAGGCCGGCGTCGGCAAGACCGAGGTCGCGAAGGTCCTCGCGTCTGGGCTGGGCCGTCGTCTCATCCGCCTGCAGTGCTACGAGGGTCTCGACCTCGCGTCGGCCGTATACGAGTGGGACCACGCGAGACAGATCCTCGAGATCCGTCTGGCGGAGGCGGAGGGGCGCGCCGCGGCCGCACGAACGCGCATCTACTCGGAGGAGTTCCTGATCAAGAGGCCGCTCCTCGACGCGATCGACCCGGCCGGAATGCCCGCGGTGCTGCTCATCGACGAGGTCGATCGCGCCGATGAGGAGTTCGAGGCGTATCTGCTCGAGCTGCTGTCGGACTTCCAGATCACGGTCCCCGAGCTCGGGACGTTCCGCGCGACCGCACCACCTCCGGTCGTCATCACCTCGAACCGGACGCGCGAGGTACACGACGCTCTCAAACGGCGCTGTCTCTATCAATGGATCGACTACCCCACGCCCGAGCGCGAGCTCGCGATCCTGTCGCGCCGGCTCCCCGACCTCTCGGCGCGCCTCGCGCGCAGCGTCGTCGCCGTCGTGCAGGCGCTGCGGCGGGACGACCTCTTCAAGCGACCCGGCGTTGCGGAGACGCTCGACTGGGCGCTCGCCCTCACCGCGCTCGGGACGGTCGAGCTCGACCTCGAATCTTTTGGCAGCACGCTCGGCGTCCTGCTGAAATACGAGGAGGACGTTCGCCGCGTCCGCGAAGAGTCGCTGCCGCGTCTCTTGGAAGAAGCCGGTGCTCGCTAG
- a CDS encoding carbon monoxide dehydrogenase subunit G, which yields MHFEGTADIGAPRERVWAFVTDPERVSRCGPDVQRVDVIDPTHFKVVARAGVGPIRTTFALDVVFTELRAPDHASVRARGQAPGSAVEMTNTLDLADAAPGRTTLRWASDVTVSGMIASVGARLMQGAADKVTQQVFACIKEQLEAPAAAST from the coding sequence ATGCACTTCGAAGGCACCGCGGACATCGGCGCGCCGCGCGAGCGCGTGTGGGCGTTCGTCACCGACCCGGAGCGAGTGAGTCGGTGCGGCCCGGACGTGCAGCGCGTCGATGTCATCGACCCGACGCACTTCAAGGTCGTCGCCCGCGCCGGCGTCGGTCCGATCCGCACCACGTTCGCGCTCGACGTGGTCTTCACCGAGCTTCGCGCGCCGGATCACGCTTCCGTACGTGCCCGCGGGCAGGCGCCCGGGAGCGCGGTCGAGATGACGAACACCCTCGACCTCGCCGACGCCGCCCCGGGACGGACGACGCTCCGCTGGGCGAGTGACGTCACGGTGAGCGGGATGATCGCGAGCGTCGGCGCGCGCCTGATGCAGGGCGCGGCCGACAAGGTCACGCAGCAGGTCTTCGCATGTATCAAGGAGCAGCTGGAAGCGCCTGCCGCGGCGAGCACGTGA